The following coding sequences lie in one Zingiber officinale cultivar Zhangliang chromosome 2B, Zo_v1.1, whole genome shotgun sequence genomic window:
- the LOC122048447 gene encoding acid phosphatase 1-like encodes MEPFRSLPFLLLYVSAIAIAIAIASADSSHSLLRMRIAPAGGGGAADGLFCDSWRLSVETNNAGYWRTIPPKCLEIVATYVNGDRYLSDSDIIAVDCLSFAETVRIVGDKKDVWVFDIDETLLSNVPYYSVHGFV; translated from the coding sequence ATGGAGCCCTTCCGATCCCTTCCTTTCCTTCTCCTCTACGTCTCCGCCATCGCCATCGCCATCGCCATTGCCTCCGCCGACTCTTCGCACTCCCTCCTCCGCATGCGCATCGCTCCCGCCGGCGGCGGAGGAGCCGCCGACGGCCTCTTCTGCGACAGCTGGAGGCTCTCCGTGGAAACCAACAACGCCGGCTACTGGCGGACCATCCCGCCCAAGTGCCTCGAGATCGTAGCGACCTACGTGAACGGGGACCGCTACTTGTCCGACTCCGATATCATCGCCGTTGACTGCTTGTCCTTCGCCGAGACTGTCCGGATCGTGGGCGACAAGAAGGATGTGTGGGTCTTCGACATCGACGAGACGCTGCTTTCCAATGTTCCCTACTATTCCGTCCACGGATTCGTGTaa